One Huiozyma naganishii CBS 8797 chromosome 4, complete genome genomic region harbors:
- the RPN11 gene encoding proteasome regulatory particle lid subunit RPN11 (similar to Saccharomyces cerevisiae RPN11 (YFR004W); ancestral locus Anc_8.96) — MERLQRLMMNGKVGAVDAEKDDTKETVWISSIALLKMLKHGRAGVPMEVMGLMLGEFIDEYTIQVVDVFAMPQSGTGVSVEAVDDVFQAKMMDMLKQTGRDQMVVGWYHSHPGFGCWLSSVDVNTQKSFEQLNSRAVAVVVDPIQSVKGKVVIDAFRLIDTTALINNQEPRQTTSNAGLMNKANIQALIHGLNRHYYSLNIDYMQTPAEVKMLMNVHKEQWQSGLKMYDYEAKEEKNLAATRRMVEIAEQYSKRIEEEKELTEDQLKTRYVGRQDPKKHLAETAETALDDNIVSILTSSVNAVAIK; from the coding sequence AGGTTGGAGCCGTCGATGCGGAGAAGGACGACACGAAGGAGACCGTTTGGATCTCGTCGATTGCTCTACTGAAGATGCTGAAGCACGGGCGTGCCGGTGTGCCGATGGAAGTCATGGGACTGATGCTGGGTGAGTTCATAGATGAGTACACGATCCAGGTAGTGGATGTGTTTGCCATGCCGCAGTCCGGGACCGGTGTCTCTGTCGAGGCTGTGGACGATGTGTTCCAAGCGAAGATGATGGATATGTTGAAGCAGACAGGCAGGGACCAGATGGTTGTTGGGTGGTACCATTCGCATCCTGGGTTCGGTTGCTGGCTGTCTTCCGTGGATGTGAACACTCAGAAGTCCTTTGAGCAGCTGAACAGCAGGGCCGTCGCTGTTGTGGTGGACCCAATTCAGTCCGTGAAGGGTAAAGTTGTCATCGACGCCTTCAGACTGATCGACACTACAGCTTTGATCAACAACCAGGAACCCAGACAGACCACGTCGAACGCCGGTCTGATGAACAAGGCGAACATCCAAGCTCTGATTCATGGGCTCAATAGGCACTATTACTCCCTAAATATAGACTACATGCAGACGCCGGCGGAGGTTAAAATGCTGATGAACGTGCACAAGGAGCAATGGCAGTCCGGGTTGAAGATGTACGACTACGAGgcgaaggaggagaagaaccTTGCCGCGACGAGGAGAATGGTGGAGATAGCAGAGCAGTACTCGAAGAGAatagaggaggagaaagagcTGACGGAGGATCAACTCAAGACCCGGTACGTCGGGAGACAGGATCCCAAGAAGCACTTGGCGGAGACCGCGGAGACCGCGCTGGATGATAACATTGTCTCGATATTGACCTCCAGTGTCAACGCAGTCGCAATTAAATGA
- the SAD1 gene encoding mRNA splicing protein SAD1 (similar to Saccharomyces cerevisiae SAD1 (YFR005C); ancestral locus Anc_8.97): MPAVKRAASTNSVDVPVKRLDAGTIRKYIDLRKLDFDQVKRCSVKCTPLEVYCCLQCGKFLQGRGARSPCFLHAVNNSRHSMFMNLRDAKVYELPLNREVDTARDTLLQRLQLALQPQFESDRLQAFPQNCTDLVAGKQYTNGFVGITGKPQLVNYIVILLAHITPVRDNLLLCKQQEGTLVGQVTQFVQRLWSTTLLRGHVSPEEWVSYLQVHSRDWLDVTDPKLAFNWLINQLIKSPLQDTLASACRGEIEVKQTSRVVPFWNVTLDLPTSSATIFKDGREVNDLPQIQLSTLLQNKFDSDTAPYMFRSLPEHLIVYYNRHSGARLPFPVRDRNQTMVDFPLTVEFPGNHRYRLQGNLINDVVRSSDIATDDTNHWKLQLLNTNNDQWYEIDGPLVTAREQELLFLKETYLQVWRRV, from the coding sequence TCTCAGGAAGTTAGATTTCGATCAAGTGAAGAGGTGTTCCGTGAAGTGCACACCGCTGGAGGTGTACTGCTGCCTGCAATGCGGGAAGTTTTTGCAGGGGAGGGGCGCACGGTCGCCCTGCTTTCTCCATGCGGTTAACAATTCACGGCACAGCATGTTCATGAACCTACGGGACGCGAAAGTGTATGAGCTCCCCTTGAACAGAGAGGTCGATACCGCGCGGGACACGCTGCTGCAACGGTTGCAATTGGCGTTGCAGCCGCAGTTTGAGAGTGATAGATTGCAGGCGTTTCCTCAGAACTGCACGGATCTCGTTGCAGGGAAGCAGTACACGAACGGGTTCGTCGGTATCACTGGGAAGCCACAACTTGTGAACTATATTGTGATCTTGCTCGCACATATCACACCCGTGAGAGACAATCTCTTGCTGTGTAAGCAGCAAGAGGGTACACTGGTGGGGCAAGTTACACAATTCGTGCAGAGACTTTGGTCCACCACTCTGCTCAGGGGACACGTCTCTCCGGAGGAATGGGTCAGTTACCTGCAGGTACATTCGAGAGATTGGTTGGACGTCACGGACCCGAAACTGGCATTCAACTGGCTGATCAACCAATTGATCAAGTCCCCGTTGCAGGATACTTTGGCCAGCGCGTGTCGCGGAGAAATTGAGGTCAAGCAGACTAGCAGAGTGGTCCCCTTTTGGAACGTTACGCTGGACTTACCCACATCATCGGCCACGATCTTCAAAGACGGGAGAGAAGTCAACGATCTACCGCAGATCCAGCTATCCACGTTGTTGCAGAACAAATTCGACAGCGACACAGCGCCTTACATGTTCCGTTCCCTTCCGGAACACCTCATCGTTTACTACAACAGACACTCTGGTGCAAGATTGCCCTTCCCCGTACGGGACAGGAACCAAACAATGGTGGATTTCCCGCTCACGGTAGAGTTCCCGGGGAACCACCGATACAGACTTCAGGGGAACCTGATCAACGACGTCGTCAGGTCCTCGGACATTGCAACGGACGATACAAACCACTGGAAACTACAACTGCTCAACACGAATAACGATCAATGGTACGAGATTGACGGCCCCCTTGTGACGGCCAGAGAACAAGAACtcctgttcttgaaggagacATACTTGCAAGTATGGCGTAGGGTTTGA